From one Magnolia sinica isolate HGM2019 chromosome 18, MsV1, whole genome shotgun sequence genomic stretch:
- the LOC131233707 gene encoding protein RGF1 INDUCIBLE TRANSCRIPTION FACTOR 1-like: MEVEILDVLEEGNIEKKKLVIPSWLKVMLSTNFSNVCILHSHTRRHEFNYFCINCSTSICSLCLVEHSEHKYLQIRKYIYCHVVNLRDIRKLFDCSGVQTFTSNGRKVVFLKEKPTSQTKIHTSNTMTDCVCERSLQDSLYCSLACKVLATSSDRENENKPTPPSSPNVEENTTVEENPIHQRLRLGRYRRKGVPLRSPLK; the protein is encoded by the exons ATGGAAGTAGAAATTCTAGATGTATTAGAAGAAGGAAAC ATTGAGAAGAAGAAGTTAGTAATACCATCGTGGCTGAAGGTCATGCTCTCCACAAATTTCAGTAATGTTTGTATCTTGCATTCTCATACTAGGAGGCATGAGTTCAATTACTTTTGCATCAACTGTAGTACATCTATTTGTAGCCTTTGTCTGGTCGAACACTCCGAACACAAATATCTTCAG ATTCGGAAATATATATACTGCCATGTCGTTAATTTGAGAGATATACGCAAGCTGTTTGATTGTTCAGGGGTACAG ACATTCACCTCAAATGGAAGAAAAGTAGTATTTTTGAAAGAGAAGCCGACCTCTCAGACAAAAATTCACACATCTAATACCATGACGGACTGCGTATGTGAACGAAGCTTGCAGGACTCCCTTTACTGCAGCCTTGCATGCAAG GTTCTTGCAACGTCATCTGATAGGGAAAATGAGAACAAGCCTACCCCTCCAAGTTCACCAAATGTCGAGGAAAACACTACTGTTGAGGAAAATCCTATACACCAGAGGCTGAGGCTGGGAAGATATAGGAGAAAAGGGGTTCCACTAAGATCTCCATTAAAGTAG
- the LOC131233585 gene encoding protein SAMBA isoform X2 encodes MSSPARSSASQPQVVGPGPAAVLGDDNSLIHFPTDLISAQDRKEEALVVLKSNVMAVLQKEVKSLDEDSWKFAGPRSKIHLISRPAQEDMRTDNQRLKGSL; translated from the exons ATGAGCTCCCCTGCTCGATCGTCCGCATCGCAGCCGCAGGTGGTGGGGCCAGGACCAGCAGCAGTTCTGGGAGACGACAACTCCCTAATCCATTTCCCAACCGATCTCATCTCCGCACAAGATCGCAAGGAAGAAGCCCTCgttg TTCTGAAATCCAATGTGATGGCTGTGCTTCAGAAGGAGGTGAAGTCTTTGGATGAAGACAGCTGGAAGTTTGCCGGGCCCCGCTCCAAAATCCATCTTATTTCAAGACCTG CCCAAGAGGACATGAGAACTGACAATCAGAGATTGAAAGGAAGTCTATGA
- the LOC131233585 gene encoding protein SAMBA isoform X1 produces MSSPARSSASQPQVVGPGPAAVLGDDNSLIHFPTDLISAQDRKEEALVVLKSNVMAVLQKEVKSLDEDSWKFAGPRSKIHLISRPGSHPFKHIQELQKSELCGSLPHGK; encoded by the exons ATGAGCTCCCCTGCTCGATCGTCCGCATCGCAGCCGCAGGTGGTGGGGCCAGGACCAGCAGCAGTTCTGGGAGACGACAACTCCCTAATCCATTTCCCAACCGATCTCATCTCCGCACAAGATCGCAAGGAAGAAGCCCTCgttg TTCTGAAATCCAATGTGATGGCTGTGCTTCAGAAGGAGGTGAAGTCTTTGGATGAAGACAGCTGGAAGTTTGCCGGGCCCCGCTCCAAAATCCATCTTATTTCAAGACCTG GTAGCCATCCATTCAAGCATATTCAGGAACTGCAAAAAAGTGAGCTTTGTGGATCTTTACCTCATGGAAAATGA
- the LOC131233886 gene encoding mitogen-activated protein kinase kinase 10: MAFRREKRNHQPLKLPLPTQTLALEIHHKFLLPSPDSHPLPPSLDSPPGIQALSDLKKLEVIGHGNGGTVYKVQHRWTSEVFALKVLRLGPDAAAGSQQANREADILKQVDSPFVVRCHGVFNGDDGDICFLMELMDRGSLHDVLRARQRLPEKLISYVAWRVLEGLRYLHGLLVVHRDIKPSNLLINDRWEVKIADFGSSRVVERNAHCSSYVGTFAYMSPERFDPDRCEGSYNGFAGDVWALGVVLLECHVGHFPLISVGQRPDWATLMCAICFGDPPEVPDTASPEFGNFVRRCLEKDWTRRATVQDLLNHPFVERSEGWTNDFDE; this comes from the coding sequence ATGGCATTTCggagagaaaagaggaatcaTCAACCACTAAAACTCCCATTGCCAACCCAAACGCTCGCTCTGGAAATCCACCACAAATTTCTGCTGCCATCGCCGGACTCGCACCCGTTACCCCCATCGCTGGACTCCCCACCGGGAATTCAGGCCCTGTCCGACCTCAAGAAGCTGGAGGTCATAGGCCACGGCAATGGTGGCACAGTCTATAAGGTCCAGCACCGCTGGACCTCAGAGGTCTTCGCGCTCAAAGTCCTCAGGCTGGGGCCAGACGCAGCTGCTGGCTCGCAGCAGGCTAATCGCGAGGCCGACATCCTCAAGCAGGTCGACTCCCCCTTCGTCGTCAGGTGTCACGGTGTGTTCAACGGTGACGACGGCGACATCTGCTTCTTGATGGAGCTCATGGATAGGGGATCCCTGCACGATGTGCTGCGGGCCCGGCAGAGGCTGCCAGAGAAACTCATCTCATACGTTGCATGGCGGGTCTTAGAGGGGCTCAGGTACCTGCACGGCTTGCTCGTCGTCCACAGggacatcaaaccatcaaatTTGCTTATCAATGACCGTTGGGAGGTGAAGATAGCAGATTTCGGTTCGAGCCGAGTAGTGGAGAGGAATGCACATTGCTCCTCGTACGTGGGGACATTCGCGTACATGAGCCCAGAGAGGTTCGACCCCGACCGTTGTGAGGGTTCATACAATGGATTCGCTGGGGATGTGTGGGCCCTCGGGGTGGTGCTGCTggaatgccatgtgggccacttcCCATTGATCTCGGTGGGGCAGAGGCCAGACTGGGCGACGCTAATGTGCGCCATATGCTTCGGTGACCCTCCGGAGGTGCCTGACACAGCATCACCAGAGTTCGGGAACTTCGTGAGGCGGTGCTTGGAAAAGGACTGGACGAGAAGGGCCACGGTGCAGGATCTTCTCAACCATCCTTTCGTGGAACGTTCTGAAGGATGGACTAATGATTTTGATGAATGA
- the LOC131232580 gene encoding heat stress transcription factor A-1 — MDGTHGNSSNIPNANAPPPFLSKTYDMVDDPSTDAIVSWSAGNNSFVVWDPPEFQKVLLPKYFKHNNFSSFVRQLNTYGFRKVDPDRWEFANEGFLRGQKHLLKTISRRKPSHVHSQPQQPQGQNASVGACVEVGKFGLEEEVERLKRDKNVLMQELVRLRQQQQTTDHQLQTLVQRLQGMEQRQQQMMSFLAKAMQSPGFLAQLVQQNDSNRRIAGVNKKRRLPKQEDGSEGEENASAPDGQIIKYQPLMNEAAKAMLMQILKTSASPRRETSNNSDSFLINNVPSQSESLGNGGSSSRISGVTLAEVPPPSGIPYLPSTSGFPSIRPSAAISEIQSSSNVSEMVTTAPMPDMCVLSGVQESIAPPSTDIGIPDFPDMQGIVVESSMVDMPSEGFIVPDAASSFIDPMSVGVDGTMPIEGEIFSGDANIDSLFDEVPRLPGINDSFWEQFLSVSPLSGDTEELELGTQEANVKEADMQEGKEKGWEKAQNMDHLTEQMGLLTSDSKG; from the exons ATGGACGGAACTCATGGCAACAGCAGTAACATCCCGAACGCGAACGCCCCCCCGCCGTTCCTTAGCAAGACATATGACATGGTGGACGATCCGTCGACGGACGCGATCGTCTCCTGGAGCGCCGGGAACAATAGCTTCGTCGTGTGGGACCCGCCGGAGTTCCAGAAGGTTCTTCTGCCCAAATACTTCAAGCACAATAACTTCTCCAGCTTCGTCAGGCAATTGAATACATAC GGTTTCAGGAAGGTTGATCCAGATCGCTGGGAATTTGCAAACGAGGGCTTTCTAAGAGGTCAGAAGCATTTGTTGAAGACTATAAGCAGGCGAAAACCCAGTCATGTACATAGCCAACCGCAACAACCCCAAGGACAAAATGCCTCAGTTGGGGCATGTGTTGAGGTGGGGAAATTTGGGCTTGAGGAAGAAGTTGAAAGGCTTAAAAGAGACAAAAACGTTCTTATGCAAGAACTAGTCCGGTTGAGGCAGCAGCAACAGACTACAGATCACCAGTTGCAGACCTTAGTGCAGCGCCTCCAGGGGATGgagcagcggcagcagcagatgATGTCTTTCTTGGCAAAGGCCATGCAGAGTCCTGGGTTTTTGGCGCAGCTGGTGCAGCAGAATGATAGCAACAGGCGCATTGCTGGAGTGAACAAAAAGCGGAGACTCCCAAAACAGGAAGATGGCTCTGAAGGCGAAGAAAACGCTTCTGCTCCAGACGGGCAGATTATTAAATACCAGCCTCTAATGAACGAAGCAGCAAAAGCCATGCTCATGCAAATACTGAAGACCAGCGCATCTCCAAGGCGCGAAACCTCAAATAATTCCGACAGTTTTTTGATCAATAATGTTCCCTCACAATCCGAGTCCCTGGGCAATGGAGGCTCTTCAAGTCGGATCTCAGGAGTAACACTTGCAGAGGTACCACCACCTTCGGGGATTCCATATTTGCCCAGCACCTCAGGATTTCCCAGCATTCGCCCATCTGCTGCTATATCCGAGATCCAATCTTCCTCCAACGTATCAGAAATGGTGACAACAGCCCCCATGCCAGATATGTGTGTTCTATCTGGAGTGCAAGAATCCATTGCCCCACCATCAACAGATATTGGTATTCCTGACTTCCCTGACATGCAGGGAATTGTAGTGGAAAGCAGCATGGTTGATATGCCGAGTGAGGGATTCATTGTGCCTGATGCAGCGAGCAGTTTCATTGATCCTATGTCTGTGGGAGTGGATGGGACAATGCCCATAGAAGGTGAAATTTTTTCTGGTGATGCCAACATCGATAGCTTATTCGATGAGGTCCCTAGGCTTCCTGGCATAAATGATTCTTTCTGGGAACAATTCCTTTCTGTGAGCCCACTTTCAGGCGACACAGAGGAGCTTGAGTTGGGCACGCAAGAAGCGAATGTGAAAGAAGCAGACATgcaagaaggaaaggaaaagggATGGGAAAAAGCTCAGAACATGGATCATCTCACAGAACAGATGGGGCTTCTTACATCAGATAGCAAAGGCTAA